A genome region from Leifsonia sp. Root112D2 includes the following:
- the acs gene encoding acetate--CoA ligase has protein sequence MTDASAQSDQTISNLLHENRRFAPSDAFAAQANVKADAYTEASEDRLAFWEKQAKRLSWSEPWTQALDWSNPPFAKWFVGGKLNAAYNCLDRHVEAGLGDRVAYYFEGDRGDTRTITYRELTELVCQAANALTELGVKTGDRVAIYMPMIPETVVAMLACARLGAPHTVVFGGFSADSLRSRIDDCQARVVITADGGFRKGAASPLKPAVDQAIADGADVDTVLVVKRTGDDVEWTDGRDVWWHDTVEKASKTHEVQAFDAEHPLYVMYTSGTTGKPKGILHTTGGYMVGCSYTQWAVFDLKPETDVYWTAADIGWVTGHSYIVYGPLANGTTSVLYEGTPDSPHQGRWWEIIDKYKVTQLYCAPTAIRTLMKWGAQVPAKYDLSSLKLIGSVGEPINPEAYVWYRHHVGHDNTPVVDTWWQTETGMIMISPLPGVTAGKPGAAMKALPGIVADVVDDAGNSVPNGSGGYVVLTEPWPAMLRTIWGDDDRYVDTYWSRFPGKYFAGDGAKKDEDGDIWLLGRVDDVMNVSGHRLSTTEIESALVSNPKVAEAAVVGASDEMTGQAVVAFVILRSEAADGGPHVVSELREHVASQIGKLARPRQIMVVAELPKTRSGKIMRRLLRDVAENREIGDVTTLADSTVMDLIQTGMASGSHTDD, from the coding sequence AGGCCAAGAGGCTGTCGTGGAGCGAGCCGTGGACGCAGGCCCTGGACTGGTCCAACCCGCCGTTCGCCAAATGGTTCGTCGGCGGCAAGCTCAACGCCGCATACAACTGCCTTGACCGGCACGTGGAGGCCGGCCTCGGCGATCGTGTCGCGTACTACTTCGAGGGCGACCGTGGCGACACCCGCACGATCACCTACAGGGAGCTGACCGAGCTCGTGTGCCAGGCGGCCAACGCGCTCACCGAGCTGGGTGTGAAGACCGGTGACCGGGTGGCCATCTACATGCCGATGATTCCGGAGACGGTCGTCGCCATGCTCGCCTGCGCGCGCCTCGGCGCCCCGCACACCGTCGTGTTCGGCGGCTTCTCCGCCGATTCGCTGCGCAGCCGCATCGACGACTGCCAGGCCCGCGTTGTCATCACGGCCGACGGGGGATTCCGCAAGGGCGCCGCGTCGCCGCTCAAGCCGGCCGTCGACCAGGCCATCGCCGATGGCGCCGACGTCGACACCGTGCTCGTCGTCAAGCGCACCGGCGACGACGTCGAGTGGACCGATGGCCGCGACGTCTGGTGGCACGACACGGTGGAGAAGGCCTCGAAGACGCACGAGGTGCAGGCGTTCGACGCGGAGCATCCGCTGTACGTCATGTACACCTCGGGAACCACGGGCAAGCCGAAGGGCATTCTGCACACCACCGGCGGGTACATGGTCGGCTGTTCATACACGCAGTGGGCCGTGTTCGACCTCAAGCCCGAGACGGATGTCTACTGGACCGCCGCCGACATCGGCTGGGTCACCGGGCACAGTTACATCGTGTACGGCCCGCTCGCCAACGGCACCACCTCGGTGCTGTATGAGGGCACGCCGGATTCGCCGCACCAGGGCCGCTGGTGGGAGATCATCGACAAGTACAAGGTGACGCAGCTGTACTGCGCGCCCACCGCCATCCGCACACTGATGAAGTGGGGGGCGCAGGTACCGGCCAAGTACGACCTCTCCTCGCTCAAGCTGATCGGCTCGGTCGGCGAGCCCATCAACCCGGAAGCGTACGTCTGGTACCGGCACCATGTCGGCCACGACAACACGCCCGTGGTCGACACCTGGTGGCAGACCGAGACGGGCATGATCATGATCAGCCCGCTGCCCGGTGTGACCGCCGGCAAGCCGGGCGCCGCCATGAAGGCCCTTCCCGGAATCGTGGCGGACGTTGTCGACGACGCCGGCAACTCGGTGCCGAACGGATCGGGCGGGTACGTCGTGCTCACCGAACCGTGGCCCGCCATGCTGCGCACGATCTGGGGGGACGACGACCGCTACGTCGACACGTACTGGTCGCGGTTCCCCGGCAAGTACTTTGCCGGCGATGGCGCGAAGAAGGACGAGGACGGCGACATCTGGCTGCTCGGCCGGGTGGACGACGTGATGAACGTCTCGGGTCACCGGCTCTCGACGACCGAGATCGAGTCGGCGCTGGTGTCGAACCCGAAGGTTGCGGAGGCGGCGGTTGTCGGGGCATCCGATGAGATGACCGGCCAGGCTGTCGTGGCGTTCGTGATTCTGCGCAGTGAGGCCGCCGACGGCGGGCCGCACGTGGTCTCGGAGCTGCGCGAACACGTCGCCAGTCAGATCGGCAAGCTCGCCCGGCCGCGCCAGATCATGGTCGTGGCCGAACTGCCCAAGACCCGCAGCGGCAAGATCATGAGGCGGCTGCTGCGCGATGTGGCCGAGAACCGCGAGATCGGCGACGTCACAACGCTGGCCGACTCCACGGTGATGGATCTGATCCAGACGGGTATGGCGAGCGGCTCCCACACCGACGACTAA
- a CDS encoding Bax inhibitor-1/YccA family protein: MASRNPALSKNPAFKPGNGAAFATETAQATQLATAEGLQNLYESPSATSSDTDRMSYEDTIGKTVVLFIVLLLAAGVGWFVPYVWIAGAVVGLVLGLVNAFKKEPSAPLIVAYAAAQGLFIGGISAFFEANWGGVVMQAVLATLVVFGVTLALFASGKVRASKKATKVFLIAMIGYGVFSLANVGFMIFGNSDMAFGWRSQLVFGIPLGIIIGVLAVIMAAYSLVLDFDFIKNGVANRAPRKYGWTGAFGLMVTIIWLYIEFLRMFALSRN, translated from the coding sequence ATGGCATCCCGCAACCCCGCCCTTTCGAAGAACCCGGCGTTCAAGCCCGGCAACGGCGCAGCATTCGCCACCGAGACCGCCCAGGCCACGCAGCTGGCCACCGCCGAGGGCCTGCAGAACCTCTATGAGTCTCCGTCGGCAACCTCCTCCGACACCGACCGCATGAGCTACGAAGACACCATCGGCAAGACGGTGGTGCTCTTCATCGTGCTGCTGCTTGCTGCCGGCGTCGGCTGGTTCGTGCCGTATGTCTGGATCGCCGGCGCTGTGGTCGGCCTCGTTCTCGGTCTCGTCAACGCCTTTAAGAAGGAGCCATCCGCGCCGCTGATCGTCGCGTACGCCGCAGCACAGGGCCTGTTCATCGGCGGAATCTCGGCGTTCTTCGAGGCTAACTGGGGCGGCGTGGTCATGCAGGCCGTGCTCGCCACGCTCGTGGTCTTCGGCGTCACGCTTGCGCTGTTCGCCAGCGGCAAGGTGCGCGCCTCCAAGAAGGCCACCAAGGTCTTTCTCATCGCCATGATCGGCTATGGGGTGTTCAGCCTCGCCAATGTGGGCTTCATGATCTTCGGCAACAGCGACATGGCGTTCGGCTGGCGCTCGCAGCTGGTCTTCGGCATCCCGCTGGGCATCATCATCGGCGTGCTCGCCGTGATCATGGCCGCGTACTCGCTGGTGCTCGACTTCGACTTCATCAAGAACGGCGTCGCGAACCGCGCCCCGCGCAAGTACGGCTGGACCGGAGCATTCGGCCTCATGGTCACGATCATCTGGCTCTACATCGAGTTCCTGCGCATGTTCGCCCTCTCCCGCAACTAG
- a CDS encoding glycerophosphodiester phosphodiesterase family protein, with product MGSHPSPVVIGHRGASGYRPEHTAAAYELAFALGADAVEPDIVATRDGVLVIRHENEISTTTDVADHPEFADRRATKTVDGVELTGWFTEDFTWAELSGLRATERLGPLRQASSTFGGLYPILRLADLFEIADAASALADRPIGIVAEIKHPSYFAGIGLPLDELFAAEVKESGWDQDMLTVECFEKTVLSQVHARGIHSERVYLVEASGAPYDRVASAGSAAVEYAHDVTERGLYELASAPPVERVNGVSVNTSMLFETDATGAAIGVTGLVDDAHSAGLGVFCWTLRAENRFLAPNFRRGERDADYGDWRSQFGLLLSSGVDGVFADQPDLAVAVRDGR from the coding sequence ATGGGCTCGCATCCGTCTCCCGTCGTCATCGGTCACCGTGGAGCGAGCGGCTACCGCCCCGAACACACCGCCGCAGCGTACGAACTCGCCTTCGCGCTCGGCGCCGACGCGGTTGAGCCCGACATCGTGGCCACGCGCGACGGTGTGCTCGTGATTCGGCACGAGAACGAGATCTCGACCACCACCGATGTGGCCGACCACCCCGAGTTCGCCGATCGTCGCGCGACGAAGACCGTCGACGGCGTCGAGCTCACCGGCTGGTTCACCGAGGACTTCACCTGGGCGGAACTCTCGGGTCTGCGAGCCACGGAGCGGCTCGGCCCGCTGCGACAGGCGAGCAGCACCTTCGGCGGCCTCTACCCGATTCTGCGCCTGGCCGACCTGTTCGAGATCGCGGATGCCGCCTCCGCGCTCGCGGATCGCCCCATCGGCATCGTGGCCGAGATCAAGCACCCCAGCTATTTCGCCGGCATCGGCCTGCCGCTGGACGAACTGTTCGCGGCCGAGGTGAAGGAGAGCGGCTGGGACCAGGACATGCTCACGGTGGAATGTTTCGAGAAGACGGTGCTCTCGCAGGTTCATGCGCGCGGCATCCACAGCGAACGGGTGTATCTCGTGGAGGCGAGCGGTGCGCCGTACGATCGCGTGGCATCCGCGGGCAGTGCGGCGGTTGAGTATGCGCACGATGTGACCGAGCGCGGCCTGTACGAGCTGGCATCGGCTCCGCCCGTCGAGCGCGTGAACGGGGTGAGCGTGAACACCTCGATGCTGTTCGAGACGGATGCCACGGGTGCGGCAATCGGTGTCACCGGACTTGTCGACGATGCCCACTCGGCCGGACTCGGCGTGTTCTGCTGGACGCTGCGCGCAGAGAACCGCTTTCTCGCCCCGAACTTTCGCCGCGGCGAGCGCGATGCCGACTACGGCGACTGGCGCTCGCAGTTCGGCCTGCTGCTCAGCTCGGGTGTCGACGGCGTCTTCGCCGACCAGCCGGACCTGGCCGTGGCCGTGCGCGACGGGCGGTAG
- a CDS encoding ATP-dependent helicase → MTFLIEPDSGAPGRTAATPVIVDGAAGPGGSGEASDRLLDGLNPQQREAVEYRGPALLIVAGAGSGKTSVLTRRIASLIDAREAWPSQILAITFTNKAAAEMRERVEALMGQAAQGMWISTFHSACVRILRREAESLGKTTSFTIYDSGDTRALTKRIIKQLDADTLGFTVASVSGKISKLKNELADVESYARDANLNDPQEVMFLEIWRQYTRELRRANAYDFDDLIAETVYLFRAFPKIAALYQRRFRHILVDEYQDTNHAQYSLIRELTQPVTAELADDMEAQGLHVRAMQDATGAIPGASLTVVGDSDQSIYAFRGADIRNISEFERDFRGAKVVLLEQNYRSTQNILSAANAVISHNFDRKDKKLWTSVGDGEKIVGFTGYSGHDEAQFVADEIEKLHAAGTDYRNIAVFYRTNAQTRALEEIFIRSALPYRIMGGTKFYERAEIKDAMAYLISVANPQDPMALRRILNTPKRGIGPATETQLNNWAEDNQVSYRQAMRDAGSLGLGPKVTGAILQLATLLDEAAAMIDPDAPGGVEPASAVLTFLLEKSGFIEALRTSRDPQDEARAENVDELVAVTKEFAKNNPDGTLIDFLTEVSLVAAADDLDDSSGTVSLMTLHTAKGLEYDAVFLTGVEEDLLPHRMSAAEPGGPAEERRLFYVGITRARKRLYLSLAMTRAQYGETAVAMPSRYLQEIPGELIDWRQSPGTATSRGGTQTRALNGRRDSLSGSSGYGGRGGETRAGGRWSESPALAPGKPKAEWPNRVTGTVRDNGDLTLEAGDRIRHSDFGEGRVNAVTGEGTKRVAHVQFDAAGTKKLLIKIAPIEKL, encoded by the coding sequence ATGACCTTTCTGATCGAGCCTGACTCCGGCGCGCCCGGGCGTACCGCCGCGACCCCCGTGATTGTGGACGGAGCGGCAGGGCCCGGCGGCTCGGGCGAGGCATCCGACCGCCTGCTCGACGGGCTCAACCCGCAGCAGCGCGAGGCGGTCGAGTACCGCGGGCCAGCCCTGCTCATCGTCGCGGGCGCCGGCTCCGGCAAGACGAGCGTGCTCACCCGACGCATCGCGAGTCTCATCGATGCCAGGGAGGCGTGGCCCAGCCAGATTCTCGCCATCACCTTCACGAACAAGGCCGCGGCCGAGATGCGCGAGCGCGTCGAGGCGCTCATGGGCCAGGCCGCGCAGGGCATGTGGATCTCCACCTTCCACTCGGCGTGCGTGCGCATCCTTCGCCGCGAGGCCGAGAGCCTCGGCAAGACGACCAGCTTCACCATCTACGATTCGGGCGACACGCGCGCCCTCACCAAACGCATCATCAAGCAGCTGGATGCCGACACGCTCGGCTTCACCGTCGCATCCGTCTCGGGCAAGATCTCCAAGCTCAAGAACGAGCTGGCCGATGTCGAATCCTACGCGCGCGATGCCAACCTGAACGACCCGCAGGAGGTCATGTTCCTCGAGATCTGGCGGCAGTACACGCGCGAGCTGCGGCGCGCAAACGCCTACGATTTCGACGATCTCATCGCCGAGACCGTGTACCTGTTTCGGGCGTTCCCGAAGATCGCCGCGCTGTATCAGCGCCGCTTCCGGCACATTCTGGTTGACGAGTACCAGGACACGAACCATGCGCAATACTCGCTCATCCGCGAACTCACCCAGCCGGTCACGGCCGAGCTTGCAGATGACATGGAGGCGCAGGGGCTGCATGTGAGGGCGATGCAGGATGCCACGGGCGCGATTCCCGGCGCCTCGCTGACCGTCGTGGGCGACTCCGACCAGTCGATCTATGCGTTCCGCGGGGCGGACATCCGCAACATCTCGGAATTCGAGCGGGACTTTCGTGGCGCCAAGGTGGTGCTGCTCGAGCAGAACTACCGCTCAACCCAGAACATTCTCTCCGCGGCCAATGCGGTGATCTCGCACAACTTCGATCGCAAAGACAAGAAGCTGTGGACGAGCGTGGGCGACGGCGAGAAGATCGTGGGATTCACGGGCTATTCCGGTCATGACGAGGCGCAGTTCGTGGCCGACGAGATCGAGAAGCTGCACGCCGCCGGCACCGATTACCGTAACATCGCCGTCTTCTATCGCACCAACGCACAGACGCGCGCGCTGGAGGAGATTTTCATTCGCTCGGCGTTGCCGTACCGCATCATGGGCGGCACCAAGTTCTACGAACGGGCCGAGATCAAGGATGCGATGGCGTACCTGATCAGCGTCGCGAACCCGCAGGATCCGATGGCGCTGCGCCGCATTCTGAACACACCGAAGCGCGGTATCGGGCCGGCCACCGAGACGCAGCTGAACAACTGGGCCGAAGACAACCAGGTGAGCTACCGCCAGGCCATGCGCGACGCCGGCTCGCTCGGTCTCGGGCCCAAGGTGACCGGGGCGATTCTGCAACTGGCGACGCTGCTCGACGAGGCGGCGGCCATGATCGACCCGGATGCCCCGGGCGGCGTCGAACCCGCCTCTGCGGTGCTGACGTTTCTGCTCGAGAAGAGTGGTTTCATCGAGGCGCTGCGCACCAGCCGTGACCCGCAGGATGAGGCGCGGGCAGAGAACGTGGACGAGCTCGTGGCGGTGACCAAGGAGTTCGCGAAGAACAACCCCGACGGCACGCTCATCGACTTTCTCACCGAGGTCTCGCTCGTGGCCGCCGCCGATGATCTCGACGATTCCAGCGGAACCGTCTCGCTCATGACGCTGCACACGGCCAAGGGCCTCGAATATGACGCCGTTTTCCTCACCGGCGTCGAGGAAGATCTGCTGCCGCACCGCATGTCGGCCGCAGAGCCGGGCGGGCCTGCGGAGGAGCGGCGGCTGTTCTACGTGGGCATCACGCGGGCGCGCAAGCGGTTGTATCTCTCGCTCGCGATGACGCGCGCACAGTATGGCGAGACCGCCGTTGCGATGCCGAGCCGGTACCTGCAGGAGATTCCCGGTGAACTGATCGACTGGCGGCAGTCGCCGGGCACGGCGACCAGCCGTGGCGGCACGCAGACGCGCGCGCTGAACGGTCGGCGTGATTCACTCTCCGGCTCAAGCGGATACGGTGGCCGCGGCGGCGAGACCCGGGCGGGCGGCCGCTGGTCTGAGAGCCCGGCGCTCGCGCCGGGCAAGCCCAAGGCGGAATGGCCCAACCGCGTGACGGGCACGGTGCGCGACAATGGTGACCTGACCCTGGAAGCGGGGGATCGCATTCGGCACAGCGATTTCGGCGAAGGTCGCGTGAACGCGGTGACCGGCGAGGGCACCAAGCGCGTGGCTCACGTGCAGTTTGACGCGGCGGGTACGAAGAAGCTCCTCATCAAGATTGCTCCCATTGAGAAACTCTGA
- a CDS encoding FUSC family protein gives MIRRWLPVVRGLEFEVATRAGIAVAVPLFALYASGRMDLTAYASFGAMTALYGRSEPYRARLRTVTAAGIGLLVCIALGAVMAAASAPLAVVVLGLLVVIAAGIITEARVGMFPPTPIFFVFAFTVCALLPTPLGELGGRLLLAMACAALAWLLVMSGWAVRRLAGERNSSLFKALPRRPVRRRRVWRDRAVLFSIAQSLIGVLAAGAIAMALGIGHPYWAVVSVIAVLPPPGAKHSITRSLHRIAGTTAGVVVTGLILLPGPSQLLLIIVVIVAQFGAEILVGRHYGAALLFITPLAITVSHMASPVPVGQLLVDRVIETALGAAIGLVLVLLARVVEPRLARLR, from the coding sequence ATGATTCGCCGCTGGCTTCCGGTGGTTCGGGGCCTGGAATTCGAGGTGGCGACCCGGGCCGGAATTGCGGTGGCCGTTCCGCTGTTCGCGCTGTATGCATCCGGGCGCATGGATCTCACCGCGTACGCCTCCTTCGGCGCCATGACTGCCCTCTACGGGCGCAGCGAGCCGTACCGCGCGCGGCTACGCACGGTAACCGCAGCAGGCATCGGTCTTCTCGTGTGCATCGCGCTCGGAGCTGTCATGGCCGCGGCATCGGCGCCGCTCGCCGTGGTCGTGCTGGGCCTGCTCGTCGTGATCGCAGCCGGCATCATCACGGAGGCGCGGGTCGGAATGTTTCCGCCCACGCCCATCTTCTTCGTGTTCGCGTTCACGGTGTGCGCGCTGTTGCCGACTCCGCTCGGAGAGCTCGGCGGCAGGCTGCTTCTGGCGATGGCCTGCGCGGCGTTAGCCTGGCTGCTCGTGATGTCGGGGTGGGCGGTTCGACGGCTGGCGGGCGAACGCAACTCCTCCCTGTTCAAGGCTCTGCCCCGACGACCAGTGCGGCGCCGTCGTGTTTGGCGGGATCGGGCAGTGCTCTTCTCCATCGCGCAGAGTCTCATCGGAGTTCTTGCCGCCGGCGCCATAGCCATGGCGCTCGGAATCGGGCATCCGTACTGGGCCGTTGTCAGCGTGATAGCGGTGCTCCCGCCTCCGGGGGCGAAGCATTCCATCACTCGCTCACTGCACCGCATTGCGGGAACGACGGCCGGCGTTGTGGTGACGGGCCTCATTCTTCTGCCAGGGCCGTCGCAACTGCTGCTCATCATCGTTGTCATCGTCGCGCAATTCGGTGCGGAGATTCTCGTCGGTCGCCACTACGGGGCAGCGCTGCTGTTCATCACCCCGCTTGCCATTACCGTGTCGCACATGGCCAGTCCGGTGCCGGTCGGGCAACTTCTTGTGGACAGGGTCATCGAGACCGCGCTCGGCGCCGCGATTGGGCTCGTACTTGTACTGCTGGCGCGTGTGGTCGAGCCGCGGCTCGCGCGACTGCGCTGA
- a CDS encoding YbhB/YbcL family Raf kinase inhibitor-like protein has product MCAHGPGVGDVTEQRTGAGDRALSPDLAWTTPPIGTAELVLIVQDPDVPIGKAATHALTRGIDPALHCIPEGGLTQPSSIGGLKPGTGALGHRGWAGPMPVRSHGQHSYVFQLFALNYPLELPDTFTLAALGRDTPEPERHALTVSACAQFRSFLATRRSRMPGRGVSPRSS; this is encoded by the coding sequence ATCTGCGCCCACGGGCCAGGCGTCGGCGATGTTACCGAGCAGCGCACAGGCGCGGGCGATCGCGCTCTCTCACCCGACCTCGCCTGGACAACGCCGCCGATCGGCACAGCGGAACTCGTGCTCATCGTGCAAGACCCTGACGTGCCTATCGGGAAGGCCGCGACCCATGCGCTCACTCGAGGCATAGACCCGGCGCTGCACTGCATCCCTGAGGGTGGTCTCACCCAGCCCAGCTCGATTGGCGGACTCAAACCCGGCACAGGCGCCCTCGGCCACCGCGGTTGGGCCGGCCCCATGCCGGTACGCTCGCACGGTCAGCACTCCTACGTTTTCCAACTCTTCGCCCTGAACTACCCGCTCGAGCTGCCCGACACCTTCACCCTTGCCGCCCTCGGCCGCGATACCCCTGAGCCCGAGCGCCATGCGCTGACTGTATCTGCGTGCGCTCAATTCAGGAGTTTCTTGGCGACACGCCGCTCGCGCATGCCCGGGCGCGGCGTGTCGCCAAGAAGCTCCTGA
- a CDS encoding acyl-CoA thioesterase → MTEAAAEPGGGTGPLVRVRLRVQWVDTDAGGRIHHTAAFRWAELAEHELLRAAGASVLTVFPRRHVEATFHRALAFDDEFVLEIEVARVGSSSIGYAWRALRDDELCFEGTTAAVHVGADGTPEPLPAELRAALTAPRGQ, encoded by the coding sequence ATGACCGAGGCGGCGGCCGAGCCCGGCGGCGGCACCGGTCCACTCGTGCGCGTGCGTCTGCGCGTGCAGTGGGTGGACACGGATGCCGGCGGCCGCATCCATCACACCGCCGCGTTCCGCTGGGCGGAGCTGGCCGAGCATGAGCTGCTGCGTGCGGCGGGGGCATCCGTTCTCACGGTCTTTCCTCGCCGTCACGTGGAGGCGACGTTCCACCGGGCGCTCGCCTTCGACGACGAGTTCGTGCTCGAGATCGAGGTCGCGCGCGTCGGGTCATCCTCGATCGGTTACGCGTGGCGGGCGCTGCGCGACGACGAGTTGTGCTTCGAAGGCACGACGGCCGCCGTGCACGTCGGTGCCGACGGCACCCCGGAGCCCCTGCCTGCGGAGCTACGCGCCGCCCTCACCGCCCCGCGCGGGCAGTGA
- a CDS encoding SDR family NAD(P)-dependent oxidoreductase gives MSGISLDGKVAIVTGSGQGLGLAYAKALAAAGASVVINDVNPDTAASAVASITDAGGKAVAVVAPVGPTETADKLVETAVSEFGRLDILVTNAGVLRDTVLWKMSDDDFDLVIQTHLRGTFTTGRAAAIRMREQGEGGRIIVIGSPAGQHGNFGQTNYSAAKAGIVAMARTWSLELARANITVNAVVPTALTAMTATIPIYKDVYADYEAGKPLPRVVRQEHALGGPEDVAPVLVWLASDDSASVTGQAIGIGGDKLSLYSHSDEISLEYREGGWSADEISAAWPATFAEHQQKSGIVLPPIE, from the coding sequence ATGAGCGGCATCAGCCTCGACGGCAAGGTCGCCATCGTCACGGGCAGCGGGCAGGGGCTCGGGCTCGCCTACGCGAAGGCGCTGGCAGCGGCCGGCGCATCCGTGGTGATCAACGACGTGAATCCCGACACCGCGGCATCCGCCGTCGCCTCGATCACGGATGCCGGCGGCAAGGCCGTCGCCGTCGTCGCGCCGGTGGGCCCCACCGAAACGGCCGACAAGCTCGTCGAGACGGCTGTCTCGGAGTTCGGTCGCCTCGATATTCTCGTCACGAACGCCGGAGTGCTGCGCGACACCGTGCTGTGGAAGATGAGCGACGACGACTTCGACCTCGTCATTCAGACCCACCTGCGCGGCACGTTCACCACGGGGCGCGCCGCAGCGATCCGCATGCGCGAGCAGGGCGAGGGCGGGCGCATCATCGTGATCGGCTCCCCCGCCGGCCAGCACGGCAACTTCGGCCAGACCAACTACTCGGCGGCGAAGGCCGGCATCGTGGCGATGGCGCGTACCTGGTCGCTCGAGCTGGCCCGCGCGAACATCACCGTGAACGCGGTGGTGCCCACGGCGCTCACCGCCATGACGGCCACGATTCCGATCTACAAGGATGTCTACGCCGACTACGAGGCGGGCAAGCCGCTGCCCCGCGTGGTGCGCCAGGAACACGCGCTCGGCGGGCCGGAGGATGTGGCCCCCGTGCTCGTGTGGCTGGCCTCAGACGACTCGGCGTCGGTCACGGGGCAGGCAATAGGCATCGGCGGAGACAAGCTGTCGCTGTACTCACACTCCGATGAGATCTCGCTCGAATACCGCGAAGGCGGCTGGAGCGCAGACGAGATCTCGGCAGCGTGGCCCGCGACCTTTGCCGAGCACCAGCAGAAATCCGGCATCGTTCTTCCCCCGATCGAATGA
- a CDS encoding MaoC family dehydratase, which translates to MTTDTPVVKTSTTIAGLKDLVGTKLGPSSWRTVTQEQVNQFADLTGDHNRVHIDPEFAKNTPFGGTIVHGYFTLALIVPLMEEFIEVTDLGTGINYGLDKLRFPAPVLVGARIRVSSVLTSVTDVAGGVQAVYENTFEAEGQAKPVAVSVMIVRYYA; encoded by the coding sequence ATGACTACTGACACCCCCGTCGTCAAGACCTCGACGACCATCGCCGGCCTGAAAGACCTGGTCGGCACGAAGCTCGGCCCATCGTCGTGGCGCACCGTCACGCAGGAGCAGGTGAACCAGTTCGCCGACCTCACCGGTGACCACAACCGCGTGCACATCGACCCGGAGTTCGCCAAGAACACGCCGTTCGGCGGCACCATCGTGCACGGCTACTTCACCCTCGCGCTCATCGTGCCGCTCATGGAGGAATTCATCGAGGTCACCGACCTGGGCACCGGCATCAACTACGGACTCGACAAGCTGCGCTTTCCGGCGCCCGTGCTGGTAGGGGCGCGCATCCGCGTCTCTTCGGTGCTCACGAGCGTCACCGATGTCGCCGGCGGCGTTCAGGCCGTCTATGAGAACACCTTCGAGGCGGAGGGCCAGGCCAAGCCGGTCGCCGTCTCCGTCATGATCGTGAGGTACTACGCATGA
- a CDS encoding thiolase family protein produces MRFNKAFVPMGFSWATPFSKWQGPLANLNSLDMAEDVTRRALDERGLPAEEITEWALGCTVPQPNGFWGVTVMARRLGAGAYSGPWIARACATSAAVVEHLAAQVELGAHETTIGVLTDRTSNGPLMVFASQTTPSAAPVTEHWVNDPMAFEPTTRKGMYSTAENTAADAGFTRQQIDELTLQRYEQYTRALDNDREFQKRYMVPVRIPGRKADTFLEEDYGIFPTTAEGLAALKAGQEGGVVTFGSQTHPADGAAGIVVATEERAREIGQDGVSVQILSTGFSRADPGFMPKAPVGAARRALADADVDISQVDIMTSHNPFAVNDLWFSRETGYPLEKMNPYGSSLIYGHPQGPTGARSIAELIQALHIRGGGIGLFAGCAAGDSAGAVLIKVGD; encoded by the coding sequence ATGCGGTTCAACAAAGCGTTCGTTCCAATGGGCTTTTCGTGGGCCACCCCGTTCTCTAAATGGCAGGGGCCGCTCGCCAATCTCAACAGCCTCGACATGGCAGAAGACGTAACCCGCAGGGCTCTCGACGAGCGTGGCCTCCCGGCCGAGGAGATCACCGAATGGGCCTTGGGCTGCACCGTTCCACAGCCCAACGGCTTCTGGGGTGTCACGGTCATGGCGCGCCGCCTGGGTGCCGGCGCGTACTCCGGTCCGTGGATCGCCCGGGCGTGTGCGACATCCGCCGCGGTAGTCGAGCACCTCGCCGCCCAGGTGGAGCTCGGGGCGCACGAGACGACCATCGGCGTGCTCACCGACCGCACCAGCAACGGTCCCCTCATGGTCTTCGCCAGCCAGACCACACCGAGTGCCGCCCCCGTGACCGAGCACTGGGTGAACGACCCGATGGCCTTCGAGCCGACCACCAGGAAGGGCATGTATTCCACCGCCGAGAACACGGCGGCCGACGCGGGCTTCACCAGGCAGCAGATCGACGAGCTCACCCTGCAGCGCTACGAGCAGTACACCCGTGCGCTCGACAACGACCGGGAGTTCCAGAAGCGTTACATGGTTCCCGTGCGTATCCCGGGCCGCAAGGCAGACACCTTCCTCGAGGAGGACTACGGCATCTTCCCGACCACGGCCGAGGGCCTCGCCGCGCTCAAAGCGGGGCAGGAGGGTGGGGTGGTCACTTTCGGTTCGCAAACGCATCCGGCGGATGGCGCAGCCGGCATCGTGGTCGCCACGGAGGAGCGCGCACGCGAGATCGGCCAGGACGGCGTGAGCGTGCAGATTCTCTCCACGGGCTTCAGCCGGGCCGACCCCGGTTTCATGCCCAAGGCTCCCGTCGGCGCGGCCCGCCGGGCGCTCGCCGATGCCGACGTCGATATCTCCCAGGTCGACATCATGACCAGCCACAACCCGTTCGCCGTCAACGACCTGTGGTTCTCGCGTGAGACCGGTTACCCGCTGGAGAAGATGAACCCGTATGGTTCGTCGCTCATCTACGGGCACCCGCAGGGGCCCACCGGGGCCCGCTCCATCGCCGAGCTCATTCAGGCACTGCACATTCGCGGCGGAGGCATCGGTCTCTTCGCCGGATGCGCCGCGGGCGACTCCGCCGGCGCCGTGCTGATCAAGGTCGGCGACTGA